The genomic interval AGTGCTTCTGTGTGTCCCCTGAACGGAGGGCTAATTTGGGCCCACACAGATCATGAAGTGTCCCTGAGGGTTTGGGTCATCTTCCCCAGACCACTGGAGTTCAGGAGGTTCTTGAAAGCCTGATAGCAAGGGCCAGTCCTGGGAGTCGTCCCAAGCAAAACCAGCAGCAAGTCCAGGATCAGCCTGGCAGTGCCTGGGTCTAGCCTTGGCCCCTTGAGTGATCAAGTGATTGCAGGTGCACAGCCTTTTCCATCACTTCTCAGGTCCTCTGCAGGCCATGCCTGCTCTCCTCAGGCCGGGATCAGAACTAGAATGGCCTCtcttggggaggggaggccaaGTTCAGTAAGTGTGCCTGTGCCGGTCCAGTGTCCTTAACGTTGAATTTGTATTGCAAGGATTCCTGAGCAGATGCCTGCCTTTAAGAGCTGTGGCTCAGCATATATATACTGCATCTAGTGCTTTCTCCAGTCAACTGCAgattttaagatcttttaaatctttttaggATTAAGATGTttgatctttgtctttttctctgctttAGACTTCCCCTTAGTTCTCTGTTTCCCTACTGATTAACACCCCATGTTACCTCTTTACCACCTTCccactctccttcctccccagctctcACATCACCAAAAACATTCATAAGAATACATTTCCTGCTGGCTTGTGTATCctgaactttatatatatatatatatattttttttttttaagattttatttatttatttgacagagatcacaagtaggcagagaggcaggcagagagattgagGGGGCAGcaagctccccgcagagcagagtccgatgtggggctcgatcccaggacactgggatcatgacctgagctgaaggcagaggctttaacccactgagccacccaggcaccccctgaatttATATTGATTAACTTTTGACCAAACACGGTAAGGGTTTTGATCTGGATAACctaagaaattgaagaaaaagatGTTGGGACTCACAATGCCTTTGGACAGCATTTATGTAGCTAAATAGCCTTGGGGCCACGGTAATTGTCTTGCCAAGAGACCTTTGAAGATAGGGGCTTGCCTAGATCACTGAAAAAGACTGAGCTTCCTTCTCAACCTATAGTTGTGATTTGTTGTATTGCAGGGAGAAAATATCAGATACACAAAAAGACTGGAAATTCTTTGAGGTGAGTCACTCATGTTTTGGgacttttctctttctatgaACCATGAATAACCAATAGCTGTTTGTCAGGCACTTATTTTTAGtgaatatcttttcttaaaaggaTGCTAACAAGCTGTATGCTATATCTTAAATTTTTGGTCTCGTTTTCCTCCTGCAAAGGCAAGTACCTGTGTATTTTCCACAGCTTTTCAGGAGTGCGGGGAAGTGGGGTCACCTGGGTTTGCGTCTGCTTAGCAGTGTTACATAGACAGGTGGGAGTTTTACTATCATCGCCCTGGGTTGTGATTCTTGTCTGTTTTCTGTCGTAGTCCTTTTATACTTTCTGTACATACGTAGCTTGGATTGTCTTCCGACGTCAGCACTTCGCAGAGATTGAGGAAGAAATAGGGAGGCTCTTTCGTACCAATATGTTCAATATTCCTCGGAGGAAGCGCGAGGATGAAGAATCAGGAGGGGAAAAGAAACGCATGACTTTTGTACAATTCAGGTACGACCTTGTGACTTCCCAAAGCTCAGGGacatttctagaaacagaatGGTATAACCTAAAtgtctcctctcccaccccctacccccagaagAATGATGGCAAAACGCCCAGCGATTAAAAAAGCCATTAACATGCGCTCTCCAGTCCTGTCTACTCTGCTGCCATCTCTCAGAGAAAAAGCTCAGAATGTCTTTGAGAAAAAGAATCATCAAGGAGGCATCAAACTCCCAGCCCAGATACAAGAGCACACGGAAAATCTGGAGTCTGTGCCCATGCCAATGTAAGTGGctcaaggagagggaaaggagagccTCAGTATGTCCTAGGTTGGGCCAGGAGGCAGACACCACGCCTTGTCCAGAAAGTTGAACAAAGATGAAAGCCGGCTTCTTACCCACCCCTCCACCTCTCCACCTATTTCCTTTCCCAAGCAGCTCTTGGTACACCCAGCTAGACTAGAAAACATTGCTAGAAAGTTATGCTAGACTTCAAATAGCTCTAATTCGGAGGTGTAGGTAGCCGACTTTACAAGGCTGAGGTTTCTTCATTAGAAGAACCATCTCTGGGAAATGTGGGAAGGCCAGTTACAAAACCTTATGTGGGCTGAAATTTTGGATTCATACTTAAGACCACAATGTGGGggtctgcctgggtggctcagtgggttaagctgctgccttcggctcaggtcatgatctcagggtcctgggatcgagtcccgcatcgggctctctgctcagtagggagcctgcttcctcctctctctctctgcctgcctctctgcctgcttgtaatctctctctgtcaaataaataaataaataaataaataaataaaaaagaaccacaaTGGGGGTTCATGGAAAtagggaaaactttaaaaaagtatatatgtgtatatgtatatgtatgggtgtgtgtgtgcgtagctttggcatgtacacacacaaacacacacatgcaggcaCAACCATAACCATACACCTTATTCATTGGCCTCACCGCTTCAGTTATACCAATAATTCTTTTCACAGAGTTGGCATCTTGGGGGAGCCTCGATGTCTGTTCAACCCCCATACCCTTCTCCCCCTTGAACCAGAAGAAAACACGAAAGCGGATGGGAAACATACCTCCCTGATAGAAAGAAATAACATGAAGATCCAGGATACACTGAACATAGTTCTGAGAACACTGTCGTCTCAAACAGCATTCCCTAAATGATCGGGTACCTTCTGTTTCTGTAATTCATTCAGTCCCCGTATTTGAAGTAAACTACTCTGACTTAATCACTTTATACAGGActaatatttattgttattaaacaattttaattgTTCAAATTATTTTGTTGAAAGTTCAGTAGTAGACAGTTAATCTCAGAAACCTTTAGAAAAGCTCATTTTCCTGTATTTACTAGTTTgctgtgttatttatttacttccttgGCTTCTGTGTGACTGTTTAGAGTAACATATTAGGACATTTAGCCAGTATTCTAGTGGACTAGTAAAGAAACATTCTGTGTTTATTTGTTCCTATGTTCATTTTTACTATATGAGAGAAGATGTTTGGGACATTTGAaaactaaattttataaaaaaggaaattaaaatattttaaaaatgaaatctttttctgTGGCTTTATTATTATTGACATTGAGATATAAAGTATATCTGAttcatttaaaggtttttttttttttaatttgacagagatgcagtgagagagggagcacaagcagggggagtgggagatggagaagcaggcttcccgctgagcagagagcccgatgcagagcttgatcccaggaccctgggatcatgacctgagccgaaggcagttgcttaatgactgagacacccaggcgcccctatctgaTTCATTTAAAAGGCTTTTAGCacatatggattttttaaaaagattttatttatttatttgacagagatgacaggcaggcagagaggcaggcagagagagaggaggaagcaggctccctgctgagcagagagcctgatgtggggctccatcccaggaccctaggatcatgacatgagctgaaggcagaggctttaacccactgagccacctgggtgccccttagcatatgtttcatttattcttttatttactcatttaacgACAAACTTGTATTAAGCCTCTGCTCCATCCAAAGCCATGTGCTGGGTTATGTAGAGAAAGGGGGTCATCAAGACAGAGACCATATCTTCCTATGTGGGTAGTagagaagataaacaaaacacacacctGCTCACAAGACAGTATTGAATGTGTTAGAGGccataaaagaagtaaaaaaccaAGTGCCCTAAGAGGACAGAGCAGTCCTCCACTTCTGGGGGGCCCGGGAGCATTCAAACTTGAATTTGGCTTTGGGGGGAATTGGTTGGCACTAAAGGGAGAATTCCAGTCAGAGGAGAACACGTGCAAAGGcctagagatgaaaaaaatgtgcTTGCGTGGTACCTGCGGAGGGAGCGTTTAAGGAGAAGGCTAGAAAGGACAGCTGACTGTCCCACTAGGGACTGAGCTGGATGTTATTTGGCAGGCGGTGATGACTAAGAGTCACTAaagaggggcgccttggtggctctgtcagttaaatggCTGTCTGCAGCTCAGTTAgtgatcccaaggtgctggggttcagtcctatatcgggctctctgttccacagggagtctgcttcttcctctgcctgctgctccccctgcttgtgctctgtctctgtctctctctcaaataaataaatcttaaaaaataaattaaaacaaaaaataaaacttcaaagttCTCATCTTTTAATTTATGAAGAGAATTTGGTTATAATGCACTCTGTCATAACAAATTTAAATCTAGAATATGTtgacatggttttattttttgtttttgtttttattttttgatatttaaaaataaagcctgaGAATTATGAGACTTTTGTAACCATCTTTACCAGGACACTGGgctttttcctactttctttctgAATGGTGAGGTCTTGGGATACTTCATTTACAAattccttcatttgtttattcatttttttcattctgtagTTTAATATATCCCCACTCTATGGGGGGCACCATGTTTGGTGTTAGGAATTCAGTGTAGAAGAACTATAGCCAGCTCTGACTGGGAACTGACAAGTCTTAGAGAGTtgtcaggaaaggaaacaaataccATGACAATGAACCAATTGCAGGGGTGAGGAAGTCTGCATAAGAGGAGAGAATACCAAGAGTGTGCAACCAGGGATTTGCTGGTGCAGGATGGGCAGGGGGAAGAGAGCTTACCCCGCAGTACCCCGcaggaagtgacatttaaatttgagacttgaggggtgcctggctggctcagttggtggagccttcgactcttaatctcagggttgtaagttcgagccccatgctggttgtagcaattacttaaaaaaaaaaaaatctttttaaaattttaaaaaaataatagggggcactggggtggctcagttgataagcgTCTGACTCAGtctcagctcgggtcctgatatcagggttgtgagttcaagctgtgcattgggctccatgcttaaaaaataataaataaattagtaaataaatctgaGACTTGAAGACACATGGGAGTAGAGTGGTGGGAAGTGAGGAGGGGAATGCTCCTAACTCTATTAGTTAATCTATTGCTGTgaaacaaattaccccaaaacagTGACTTAAAAGAGTAAGTAACATTTATTGTCTTATAGTTCTTGTGCATCAGGCATCTGCATGCAGCTTTGAATCTGTTCTAACTCCTGGTCTCTCAAAAAGATTTCAGGCAATGTGTCAACGTGGGGTGaagtcatctgaaggctcaagTGGTGTTTCATCTGCTTTCAGTATGACTCCAGTGGTTGCTGGCAGGATTAAGTTCCTCATAGACTGTTGGAGTAAGGCCTCAGCCCCTCATAAGCTATTGGCCCAAAGCCTCCTTCAGTTCTCTGCTATATGAGCCTGTGCCTCAGTAGCTTACAGTATATCAGTAGGCTTTGTCAGAGTGAACAagtaaggaaggaagagaaagtgtgCAAGACAGAAGTTAGTCATTTAAGTCATTTACCTAATATTGGAACTGCCATTCCATCAGTTTGCTGTGTTCTGTTctttagaagcaagtcacaaggTTCAGCCTACTCTCAATGGGAGAAGACCATATAGTGTTATGAATACCAAGAGTTGAGCATCATAGTATGGAAGTCTTGAGGCTGGAAGCAAAGCCTTTTCAAGTTGCTGAGATAAGGAATCATGACCCACTAAGAttagaaaaggggcacctgggtggctcaatgggttaaagcctctgccttcagctccggtcatgatctcagggtcctgggtccgagccccacatcaggctctctgctcaggagggagcctccttccccctctctctgcctgcctctctgcctacttatgatttctctctctctctctgtgtcaaataaataaaatcttaaaaaaaaaaaagaaatattcatttttactgcttttgtgtttcctaccttcagactgtcattttttatctttcctttcctctcacagtcccctttaatattttttggagGGCTAGTTTAGTGGttgaactcctttaatttttgtttgtctgtgaaaCTGTTTATCTCTCCTcccattctgaatgatagccttgctggatagaatattcttggctgctgGTTTTTcacattcagcactttgaatatatcgtACCTCATTTCTGGCTTGgaaagtttttgctgaaaaatttCCTCATAGCCTTATGGgatttcctttgtatataaccatcttcttttgtcttgctgctattaagattttttctttatcagtgtatcttgccattttaattacaatatgtcttgtgtggatctgcttttgttgatcaGAGTTCTCAGTGATTCCTAGATCCAGATatctgtttccctccccagatttgggaagttttcaactactatttcttcaaataaattatctgtcctctttttttcctcttcttctgggactcctaaaatatgaatgttattacatttgatggagtcactgggTTCCCCAAGTCTGTTcttgttttgcataattcttttttctgtcttttttcaacttggttattttccattactctgtcttctagccattaattcatttctctgcttcttccagcctggtGTTCATTCTATCAAGCATGTTTCTCAGATgatcaaatttttaaatgggcaaagaatatgaATAGATATTATTCCAAGGAAGATATTAAATTGGccacaagcacatgaaaagatgctcaatatcattagttattacagaaatgcaaaccaaaaccacaatgaaataccacttcatacccactaggatggttATGAACAAAAGACAGACAagaacaagtgttgatgaggatgcagaaTAATCAGAACGTTTATAACATtgctgataggaatgtaaatGGTGCATCCggtttggaaaaaatatttgtcaattcctcaaaaagttaagtatagaattaccctatgacctagaaattccacttctataCATATACCTACGAGAACTGAAAGCATATGTTTACACAAAcacttgtacacaaatatttatagaaacacTATTcataatagatttaaaaaaatggaacaacctaaatgcccaacagttgatgaatggataaacaaaatgtggtatggccatacaatggaatattatccagccgtaaaaaaagaatgaagtactaatTCATGCTACAATGTGAACAaagcttgaaaacattatgctaaatgaaagaagccaggcaaaaAAGGCCACATATTCTGTGATTTCAATTGTATGAGATGGCCAAATAGGGAAATCCATAAAGACAAGGTAAATTAATGGCTGCCAGAGgcggagaggaagaaggaatgggGTGTGAGTGCAACAGGTACAGAATTTGCTTTTGGGGGGTGATAAAATGTGCATTAGATAGTGCTAATGGTTACACATTGTGACTATActatcactgaattgtacactttaaaagaataagttttataattaaaaaaaaaaaaaaattctgagaaactACCACATGACCACTAAATGTAATACAGTATCCTAGAAAGGAtcctgaaatagaaaaaagacattagGAAGAAATTAGGGAAATCTTAATAATGTGTGGATTGTAGTTAATAGTAATGTATCAATATTGACTCATTAATTGTagcaaatgtaccatactaatgtaagatgttGATAATAGGGAAAATTAGGCATAAGTTATACAGGAATTCTCTATATTatctttgcaaatttattttacatttaaaatagtctttaaacaaaaagttgatttaaaaaatgtttagcaGATACTTACGCAATAATCTGGTATGTGGACAAAATGCAGTCTTTATGCAGGTTGCTCTCTGGGCATAAGGGAAGGATAAGACAAATACAGGTTTTAAAAGGACACTAGATGtcagaaatcaagaaaaacaatgcagggggcacctgggtggctcagtgggttaagccactgccttcggctcaggtcatgatctcagggtcctgggttcaagacccacatcggggctctctgctcggcagggagcctgcttccccctctctctgcctgcctttctgtctacttgtgatctctcttgtgatctgtcaaataaataaataaaatcttaaaaaaaaaaaaaaaaagaaaagaaaaacaatgcagggatgcctgggtggctcagttggctaagcgtcctcagctcaggtcatgatcccagagtcctgggatcaagccctgcttcgagctccctcttcagcagggagtttgcgtctccctctgcccatcctcctgcttgtgtgctctctctctggtcccccagtctctctcaaatatataaataatctttaaaaagggggggcaaACAATGCAATGGGGTAAGGGGAGGGAGCCTATCAGGTCGAGGGAGTGAGAGGTGGGCATGGAGATGGTTCTTGAAGATGGAAGGGATCTGGGTAGGCCGAGATGGGGTGGAACAAACCAGGGAATGCTTCTAGAGATTTTCACAGGGTTCATATCTGGAAACAAGGGGTCCTCATGCAGTTAAGTTAAACCATGGGGCTGGTTCGGCAATAGTGAGGACTTCTCCAGAAAACAAGGGGTCTTATTGCTTAACCTTAACCTTCTGCTGGTGACTGCAGAACTCTTTTCTCTTTGGTCTTTGTttaaggctccctgctccagggtCCTAGAGCATTTGAACCATCACTGTTGAAGGATTCAGCCTGCCCAACCCTATCGTCCTATTTCAGACTTGATGTATGGCATTCTGATCCCTCAGCTAATTTTCataccaagaaagaaaataaacttgacTACTCCAGGCCCATTTTCATTCACCGCTCCTGCCTATGAATCAGCTTCAGGTTGCAGGAAGCAAGTGGGAACTGAACGTACAGTGTGAACTGGCCTCTGGAGTCTTTGCAGATGGTCCCCAGAGCAGTCTGTGTCTGGCAGCAGGCTCCTACAgttgttctctgtctctgagttTGGGCACATGCTGGTGGCTGTCTCTCTGGGGGTGATGCCCGAGGCAGTCTAAGGGAGCCATGTCAAGGGACTTGGTGTCCTAGATCACTTCCTTTGCACCTtggcctctgtcctcctccttgtACCGAATGATTTGTTCTCATCTCCTTTACTTCTCCTGCCTCTAACTCAGCTGTTCCAGCAGAGCCAAAGGAGAATGCCTGGGGCCAAGGGCCTCAGCCCTCACCCTGCAAAGTCAGGCCACACTGAAACCTGACACAGCGTGGCCACCTAAGCCTAGGACCTTGGCAGGGGTCTCCTCTCCTGCCCTTGGCCAGTGTCAGAATGTCAGAGCTATTTAGAATCAAAGTTTTATGCCTATTTGTGGATGCCCCATATCAACCCATACTTcttagaaatacttttaaaaaaaaatttagattcaattagccaacatctagtacatcattagtttcagatgtagaggtcagtaattcatcagttgcatatatcagccagtgctcatcacatcatgtgccctccccaatgcccatcacccggttaccccatcctctcacccacctcccctccagcaaccctcagtttgtttcctatagttgaatctttcatggtttttcctccctctctgattccttcaattctgttttccctcccttcccctgtgatcctctgcactgtttcttatattccacatatgagtgaaaccatatgattattgcctttctctgattgacttatttcgctcagcacaataccctccagttccatccacattggtGTAAATGTTAAggattcatccattctgatgctGAGTAacatcccattgtgtgtgtgtgtgtgtttatcacatattttatatatatatatatatatgtatatatacacatatatatatatacacacacacacacatacatatacacacacatgtatatatatacatacatatgtatatatatgacaccttctctattcattcatctgtcagtggataccttaactctttccatagtttggctattgtggacatcgctacTACAAGCACTGGAGTGcagatgcccctttggatcattacatttgtatctttgggttaaatacctagtagtgcaattgctgggtcatatggtagttctgtttttaacttcttgaggaacctccatatcaTTCTTCCAGAGTGGcggtaccagtttgcattcctacgaacagtgtaagaggcttcccctttctctgcatcctcacccaCATTTGTtacttcctgacttgttaattttagccattctgacctgtatgagatggtatctcattgtggttttgaattgtatttccctgatgtcaagtgatgttgaacattttttcgtgtgtcttttggccatctgtatgtcttctttagaaaaatgtctgttcatgccttctacccatttattgactggagtatttgttttctggggtgtcgagcttgataagttctttacagatagtggatactacccctttatctgatatgtcatttgcaaatatcttctcccattccataggttgccttttagttttgttgactattttctttgctgtgcaaaagcctgaGCTGCAAGGGTAGTTCACccttcacaaatcaatcagtgtgttACATCAATAATCATTACATCATTAATCAAAGAAagggcaagaaccatatgatcttctcaattgatgcagagaaaatgatttgacaaaatacagcgtcctttcttgattaaaactctccacagtgaaggattaaagggaacatacctcaatatcataaaagccatctatgaaaagcccagaGTGAATatccttctcagtggggaaaaactgagagcttttcccctaaggtcaggaacacaacagggatatccaaacagtactagaagtcctagactcaacaatctgacaacaaaaagaagtaaaaggcattcggattggcaaagaagaggtcaaagtctcactctttgcagatgacatgagaGTTTATCTGGAAAACAcgaaaagactccaccccaaaattgctatacctcatataggaattcagcaaagtggcaggat from Mustela erminea isolate mMusErm1 chromosome 5, mMusErm1.Pri, whole genome shotgun sequence carries:
- the PPP1R36 gene encoding protein phosphatase 1 regulatory subunit 36 isoform X2, with the protein product MWYWKDETRTLEFRSFTPAVELKEKGKKGKAIHFAETDGPATDRLTDKKFVSREDKSPKALEKRGQQGNVTLHDAKFVALFLLQDTEMQRICSFTTFMRNKNLDNFLMALLYYLSHYLEKISLEKKPKSYMVGLVEKKEMELVISKLEAAQKYLAQKYCMLVLGLAMPDKHHMCCGKEKISDTQKDWKFFESFYTFCTYVAWIVFRRQHFAEIEEEIGRLFRTNMFNIPRRKREDEESGGEKKRMTFVQFRRMMAKRPAIKKAINMRSPVLSTLLPSLREKAQNVFEKKNHQGGIKLPAQIQEHTENLESVPMPIVGILGEPRCLFNPHTLLPLEPEENTKADGKHTSLIERNNMKIQDTLNIVLRTLSSQTAFPK
- the PPP1R36 gene encoding protein phosphatase 1 regulatory subunit 36 isoform X3 — protein: MALSVVGRSFTPAVELKEKGKKGKAIHFAETDGPATDRLTDKKFVSREDKSPKALEKRGQQGNVTLHDAKFVALFLLQDTEMQRICSFTTFMRNKNLDNFLMALLYYLSHYLEKISLEKKPKSYMVGLVEKKEMELVISKLEAAQKYLAQKYCMLVLGLAMPDKHHMCCGKEKISDTQKDWKFFESFYTFCTYVAWIVFRRQHFAEIEEEIGRLFRTNMFNIPRRKREDEESGGEKKRMTFVQFRRMMAKRPAIKKAINMRSPVLSTLLPSLREKAQNVFEKKNHQGGIKLPAQIQEHTENLESVPMPIVGILGEPRCLFNPHTLLPLEPEENTKADGKHTSLIERNNMKIQDTLNIVLRTLSSQTAFPK
- the PPP1R36 gene encoding protein phosphatase 1 regulatory subunit 36 isoform X5, which codes for MKPELLNSEVLHLQWNSRRKERKAKQYTLLKLMVPLQTVVALFLLQDTEMQRICSFTTFMRNKNLDNFLMALLYYLSHYLEKISLEKKPKSYMVGLVEKKEMELVISKLEAAQKYLAQKYCMLVLGLAMPDKHHMCCGKEKISDTQKDWKFFESFYTFCTYVAWIVFRRQHFAEIEEEIGRLFRTNMFNIPRRKREDEESGGEKKRMTFVQFRRMMAKRPAIKKAINMRSPVLSTLLPSLREKAQNVFEKKNHQGGIKLPAQIQEHTENLESVPMPIVGILGEPRCLFNPHTLLPLEPEENTKADGKHTSLIERNNMKIQDTLNIVLRTLSSQTAFPK
- the PPP1R36 gene encoding protein phosphatase 1 regulatory subunit 36 isoform X4, yielding MALSVVGRRLTDKKFVSREDKSPKALEKRGQQGNVTLHDAKFVALFLLQDTEMQRICSFTTFMRNKNLDNFLMALLYYLSHYLEKISLEKKPKSYMVGLVEKKEMELVISKLEAAQKYLAQKYCMLVLGLAMPDKHHMCCGKEKISDTQKDWKFFESFYTFCTYVAWIVFRRQHFAEIEEEIGRLFRTNMFNIPRRKREDEESGGEKKRMTFVQFRRMMAKRPAIKKAINMRSPVLSTLLPSLREKAQNVFEKKNHQGGIKLPAQIQEHTENLESVPMPIVGILGEPRCLFNPHTLLPLEPEENTKADGKHTSLIERNNMKIQDTLNIVLRTLSSQTAFPK
- the PPP1R36 gene encoding protein phosphatase 1 regulatory subunit 36 isoform X1, coding for MFAGLGTDRHPVPEFYSRRRRWDPPTASLPEQLGLRLGMWYWKDETRTLEFRRLTDKKFVSREDKSPKALEKRGQQGNVTLHDAKFVALFLLQDTEMQRICSFTTFMRNKNLDNFLMALLYYLSHYLEKISLEKKPKSYMVGLVEKKEMELVISKLEAAQKYLAQKYCMLVLGLAMPDKHHMCCGKEKISDTQKDWKFFESFYTFCTYVAWIVFRRQHFAEIEEEIGRLFRTNMFNIPRRKREDEESGGEKKRMTFVQFRRMMAKRPAIKKAINMRSPVLSTLLPSLREKAQNVFEKKNHQGGIKLPAQIQEHTENLESVPMPIVGILGEPRCLFNPHTLLPLEPEENTKADGKHTSLIERNNMKIQDTLNIVLRTLSSQTAFPK